A single Euwallacea similis isolate ESF13 chromosome 1, ESF131.1, whole genome shotgun sequence DNA region contains:
- the LOC136408024 gene encoding PR domain zinc finger protein 5-like isoform X1, which produces MNLMIFNPEALNPTLITKYSTNNNEEPFKSQENGEAPGVCGICGGSHFYRQCKCVVITSKILNKQIPSRARLSLPENLEIKSLSDQTSSVFTTSLIQTGVEFGPFIAKRNLTLHPATPFPIKVFMNNESDLSEYYLDTVDESDCCWMMFVKPASDAEEQNLICYQEGEDIYFSSVRDIPAGEELQVWYSPYYAYKMQKNILSLKASEAELEVKPGVQELNDFIKDQQKIIPRVVWNCKFCYKLEKNVTDFAKHLLTHYIRHKKITCEICQIRFRFIADYRRHMRFAHGDSFIETDTAADEKKIKILDSSKKESKQKLSIGGPLMTECISDSLENSNSFIPKSDENLFELETYDYKNMLFESDNLRFSLDIGNSIRDFDDLELDLKNNKDPDEQKNSLCDICLKRFSSVKSLASHLRLHVGQYFCSSCKKTFGRLENLKQHKCNQTYSAKCPKCNKVFTQKKYLSKHISIYHERKFACTLCNQICYSSVELQNHRCKSNENKKLLKCTSCPKQFRSYRGLKVHVKNNHSKTPKSVDIKYICSECSETFSTKDIYKRHVASLHERTARHECRICSKVFNRSDILTKHLLHIHMIGATGIFPCPTCKKEFKSQDYLKVHLKTHTQSKLFKCDGCNTTFKFLRNLVRHTKMVHSKQELGVGDYECPVCNIKVKLKSSLQRHIRKKHPETYKSQCAEVNAKRKETKHQLYRCPICHQTRKFMASLKKHIEMKHPEEYKNACTQLGETEYLVVDKEKKKPISFDEEFDNYMDLQKTIENMDFNIDTCNENLFSGSETIDRFLKERSDQISIFCAESPKNPVNNEVIVAEKARSWEVGLSMPDLCEMDSDIKCGKNLQTNGNILESQMTINALNDVVLYVLNDNKGN; this is translated from the exons ATGAACCTAATGATATTCAATCCAGAGGCACTAAACCCTACATTAATTACTAAAtattccacaaataataatgaagAACCTTTTAAATCCCAAGAAAATGGTGAGGCCCCAGGTGTCTGTGGCATTTGTGGTGGTTCTCACTTTTACCGGCAATGTAAATGTGTAGTTATAACTTCAAAG ATACTGAACAAACAAATTCCCTCTAGAGCCAGACTGTCACTTCCTGAAAACCTGGAAATAAAATCCCTCTCAGACCAAACCTCTTCAGTATTCACCACCAGCCTGATTCAAACAGGCGTAGAATTTGGGCCCTTTAttgcaaaaagaaatctaacaCTACATCCAGCCACTCCATTTCCCATTAAAGTATTCATGAACAATGAATCAGATTTGTCTGAGTATTATCTGGATACTGTTGATGAGAGTGATTGTTGCTGGATGATGTTTGTTAAGCCTGCAAGTGATGCTGAGGagcaaaatttgatttgttatCAA GAAGGAGAGGATATATATTTTAGCTCTGTTAGAGATATTCCAGCAGGTGAAGAGTTGCAAGTGTGGTATTCACCATATTATGCttataaaatgcagaaaaacattttgagtcTTAAAGCATCTGAGGCAGAATTAG AGGTTAAACCAGGAGTGCAGGAATTAAATGACTTTATTAAAGACCAGCAGAAAATAATTCCTCGCGTGGTGTggaattgtaaattttgttataaattagagaaaaatgtAACTGATTTTGCCAAGCATTTGTTGACTCATTACATAAGACACAAAAAGATTACCTGTGAGATTTGTCAAATTCGGTTTCGTTTTATTGCT GACTACAGACGGCACATGAGGTTTGCTCACGGAGATTCTTTTATTGAAACAGATACCGCGGCtgatgaaaagaaaataaaaattcttgattCATCTAAAAAAGAAAGCAAGCAAAAGTTGTCCATTGGAGGTCCCTTAATGACCGAGTGCATTTCTGATAGCCTAGAAAATTCAAACTCTTTCATTCCTAAATCGGATGAAAATCTGTTTGAGCTAGAAACATATGATTACAAAAATATGCTCTTTGAAAGCGACAATTTGCGGTTTAGTCTAGATATTGGGAACTCCATTAGGGATTTTGATGATTTAGAGttggatttgaaaaataataaagatccAGATGAACAGAAAAATTCTCTATGTGATATTTGTTTGAAAAGATTTTCTAGTGTTAAATCTTTAGCCAGTCACTTGAGGTTGCATGTTGGGCAGTATTTCTGCTCATCCTGCAAAAAG acTTTTGGAAGACTTGAAAACCTAAAACAACACAAATGCAACCAAACCTATAGTGCCAAATGCCCCAAATGCAATAAAGTCTTCACtcaaaaaaaatacctttccaAACATATTTCAATATATCATGAGCGAAAATTTGCCTGCACTCTGTGCAATCAAATCTGCTATTCCTCTGTAGAACTACAAAATCATAGGTGCAAATCAAATGAGAATAAGAAATTGCTAAAGTGCACTTCATGCCCTAAACAATTTCGTTCATATAGAGGCTTGAAAGTTCATGTAAAGAACAATCATTCAAAAACTCCAAAAAGTGtggatataaaatatatttgttcgGAATGTAGTGAGACTTTTTCTACAAAAGATATTTATAAGCGGCACGTTGCGTCGCTGCATGAAAGGACTGCCAGGCATGAATGTAGAATTTGTTCTAAGGTTTTTAATAGAAGcgatattttaacaaaacatttGTTGCATATTCACATGATAGGGGCCACTGGA atattCCCATGCCCAACTTGTAAAAAAGAATTCAAATCCCAGGACTATCTCAAAGTTCACCTAAAAACTCATACTCAATccaaattattcaaatgtGATGGGTGCAAtacaacatttaaatttttaagaaacttaGTAAGACATACTAAAATGGTCCATAGTAAGCAGGAATTGGGCGTTGGAGACTATGAATGCCCGGTGTGTAATATTAAAGTGAAATTGAAAAGTTCCCTTCAAAGGCACATTAGAAAGAAACATCCAGAAACATATAAGAGTCAATGTGCAGAGGTAAATGCTAAGAGAAAAGAGACTAAACATCAGTTATATAGATGCCCCATTTGTCACCAAACTCGAAAATTTATGGCATCTCTGAAGAAGCACATTGAAATGAAGCATCCAGAAGAATACAAAAATGCTTGCACTCAGTTAGGTGAAACTGAGTATCTAGTGGTGGATAAAGAGAAAAAG AAACCCATTTCTTTCGACGAAGAATTCGACAATTATATGGACCTGCAGAAAACCATCGAAAATATGGATTTCAATATCGATACATGCAATGAAAATCTCTTTAGTGGCAGTGAGACAATCGATCGGTTTCTCAAAGAGCGGAGTGAccaaatttccatattttgcgCTGAGAGTCCCAAAAATCCTGTTAATAATGAAGTTATTGTCGCAGAAAAGGCCCGAAGTTGGGAGGTTGGTTTGTCTATGCCTGATTTGTGCGAAATGGATTCAGATATTAAATGTG gtaaaaatttacaaactaATGGAAATATTCTGGAGTCACAAATGACTATTAACGCCTTAAATGATGTAGTTTTGTACGTACTAAATGATAATAAGGGAAATTGA
- the LOC136408024 gene encoding PR domain zinc finger protein 5-like isoform X2, whose product MNNESDLSEYYLDTVDESDCCWMMFVKPASDAEEQNLICYQEGEDIYFSSVRDIPAGEELQVWYSPYYAYKMQKNILSLKASEAELEVKPGVQELNDFIKDQQKIIPRVVWNCKFCYKLEKNVTDFAKHLLTHYIRHKKITCEICQIRFRFIADYRRHMRFAHGDSFIETDTAADEKKIKILDSSKKESKQKLSIGGPLMTECISDSLENSNSFIPKSDENLFELETYDYKNMLFESDNLRFSLDIGNSIRDFDDLELDLKNNKDPDEQKNSLCDICLKRFSSVKSLASHLRLHVGQYFCSSCKKTFGRLENLKQHKCNQTYSAKCPKCNKVFTQKKYLSKHISIYHERKFACTLCNQICYSSVELQNHRCKSNENKKLLKCTSCPKQFRSYRGLKVHVKNNHSKTPKSVDIKYICSECSETFSTKDIYKRHVASLHERTARHECRICSKVFNRSDILTKHLLHIHMIGATGIFPCPTCKKEFKSQDYLKVHLKTHTQSKLFKCDGCNTTFKFLRNLVRHTKMVHSKQELGVGDYECPVCNIKVKLKSSLQRHIRKKHPETYKSQCAEVNAKRKETKHQLYRCPICHQTRKFMASLKKHIEMKHPEEYKNACTQLGETEYLVVDKEKKKPISFDEEFDNYMDLQKTIENMDFNIDTCNENLFSGSETIDRFLKERSDQISIFCAESPKNPVNNEVIVAEKARSWEVGLSMPDLCEMDSDIKCGKNLQTNGNILESQMTINALNDVVLYVLNDNKGN is encoded by the exons ATGAACAATGAATCAGATTTGTCTGAGTATTATCTGGATACTGTTGATGAGAGTGATTGTTGCTGGATGATGTTTGTTAAGCCTGCAAGTGATGCTGAGGagcaaaatttgatttgttatCAA GAAGGAGAGGATATATATTTTAGCTCTGTTAGAGATATTCCAGCAGGTGAAGAGTTGCAAGTGTGGTATTCACCATATTATGCttataaaatgcagaaaaacattttgagtcTTAAAGCATCTGAGGCAGAATTAG AGGTTAAACCAGGAGTGCAGGAATTAAATGACTTTATTAAAGACCAGCAGAAAATAATTCCTCGCGTGGTGTggaattgtaaattttgttataaattagagaaaaatgtAACTGATTTTGCCAAGCATTTGTTGACTCATTACATAAGACACAAAAAGATTACCTGTGAGATTTGTCAAATTCGGTTTCGTTTTATTGCT GACTACAGACGGCACATGAGGTTTGCTCACGGAGATTCTTTTATTGAAACAGATACCGCGGCtgatgaaaagaaaataaaaattcttgattCATCTAAAAAAGAAAGCAAGCAAAAGTTGTCCATTGGAGGTCCCTTAATGACCGAGTGCATTTCTGATAGCCTAGAAAATTCAAACTCTTTCATTCCTAAATCGGATGAAAATCTGTTTGAGCTAGAAACATATGATTACAAAAATATGCTCTTTGAAAGCGACAATTTGCGGTTTAGTCTAGATATTGGGAACTCCATTAGGGATTTTGATGATTTAGAGttggatttgaaaaataataaagatccAGATGAACAGAAAAATTCTCTATGTGATATTTGTTTGAAAAGATTTTCTAGTGTTAAATCTTTAGCCAGTCACTTGAGGTTGCATGTTGGGCAGTATTTCTGCTCATCCTGCAAAAAG acTTTTGGAAGACTTGAAAACCTAAAACAACACAAATGCAACCAAACCTATAGTGCCAAATGCCCCAAATGCAATAAAGTCTTCACtcaaaaaaaatacctttccaAACATATTTCAATATATCATGAGCGAAAATTTGCCTGCACTCTGTGCAATCAAATCTGCTATTCCTCTGTAGAACTACAAAATCATAGGTGCAAATCAAATGAGAATAAGAAATTGCTAAAGTGCACTTCATGCCCTAAACAATTTCGTTCATATAGAGGCTTGAAAGTTCATGTAAAGAACAATCATTCAAAAACTCCAAAAAGTGtggatataaaatatatttgttcgGAATGTAGTGAGACTTTTTCTACAAAAGATATTTATAAGCGGCACGTTGCGTCGCTGCATGAAAGGACTGCCAGGCATGAATGTAGAATTTGTTCTAAGGTTTTTAATAGAAGcgatattttaacaaaacatttGTTGCATATTCACATGATAGGGGCCACTGGA atattCCCATGCCCAACTTGTAAAAAAGAATTCAAATCCCAGGACTATCTCAAAGTTCACCTAAAAACTCATACTCAATccaaattattcaaatgtGATGGGTGCAAtacaacatttaaatttttaagaaacttaGTAAGACATACTAAAATGGTCCATAGTAAGCAGGAATTGGGCGTTGGAGACTATGAATGCCCGGTGTGTAATATTAAAGTGAAATTGAAAAGTTCCCTTCAAAGGCACATTAGAAAGAAACATCCAGAAACATATAAGAGTCAATGTGCAGAGGTAAATGCTAAGAGAAAAGAGACTAAACATCAGTTATATAGATGCCCCATTTGTCACCAAACTCGAAAATTTATGGCATCTCTGAAGAAGCACATTGAAATGAAGCATCCAGAAGAATACAAAAATGCTTGCACTCAGTTAGGTGAAACTGAGTATCTAGTGGTGGATAAAGAGAAAAAG AAACCCATTTCTTTCGACGAAGAATTCGACAATTATATGGACCTGCAGAAAACCATCGAAAATATGGATTTCAATATCGATACATGCAATGAAAATCTCTTTAGTGGCAGTGAGACAATCGATCGGTTTCTCAAAGAGCGGAGTGAccaaatttccatattttgcgCTGAGAGTCCCAAAAATCCTGTTAATAATGAAGTTATTGTCGCAGAAAAGGCCCGAAGTTGGGAGGTTGGTTTGTCTATGCCTGATTTGTGCGAAATGGATTCAGATATTAAATGTG gtaaaaatttacaaactaATGGAAATATTCTGGAGTCACAAATGACTATTAACGCCTTAAATGATGTAGTTTTGTACGTACTAAATGATAATAAGGGAAATTGA
- the LOC136408187 gene encoding cryptochrome-1-like — protein MNVVGSEGAAHREGKHTVHWFRKGLRLHDNPSLREGLKGASTFRCVFVLDPWFAGSSNVGINKWRFLLQCLEDLDRSLRRLNSRLFVIRGQPADALPKLFKEWGITALTFEEDPEPFGRVRDHNITALCKELGITVVQKVSHTLYQLQNIIDRNGGKAPLTYHQFLAVIACMGSPPHPEPSVNSGFVEGIHTPLSDDHDEKFGVPTLEELGFNTEGLNPPVWQGGETEALTRLEKHLERKAWVASFGRPKMTPQSLLPSQTGLSPYLRFGCLSTRLFYYQLTDLYKKIKKAFPPLSLHGQLLWREFFYCAATKNPNFDRMLGNPICVQIPWDRNAEALAKWANGQTGFPWIDAIMTQLREEGWIHHVARHAVACFLTRGDLWISWEEGMKVFEELLLDGDWSVNAGMWMWLSCSSFFQQFFHCYCPVKFGRKADPNGDYIRKYVPVLKNMPTRYIHEPWMAPENVQKSVRCTVGVDYPLPIVNHVLVSRINIQRMKQVYQQLSNYRPHDSFGNCSNYTRPSQNPYKNQNQPELLSVGNPDQN, from the exons ATGAACGTCGTTGGAAGTGAAGGAGCGGCCCACCGGGAGGGGAAGCACACAGTTCATTGGTTCAGAAAG ggCTTAAGATTACACGACAACCCCTCTTTAAGGGAAGGTCTGAAAGGAGCCTCAACCTTTCGTTGCGTTTTCGTGCTGGACCCGTGGTTTGCAGGGTCCTCCAATGTCGGGATTAACAAATGGAGGTTCCTGCTTCAATGTCTTGAAGACTTGGATCGCAGCCTCAGAAGATTAAATTCGAGGCTGTTTGTCATTCGAGGACAACCCGCAGATGCCCTACCGAAACTCTTTAAGGAATGGGGAATAACAGCCCTCACTTTTGAAGAGGACCCAGAGCCCTTTGGGAGGGTGAGGGACCACAATATCACAGCCCTTTGCAAGGAACTTGGGATCACTGTGGTGCAGAAGGTTTCTCATACTTTATATCAGTTGCAGAATATTATTGACAG GAACGGTGGTAAAGCCCCTTTGACATATCACCAATTCTTGGCGGTAATCGCTTGTATGGGCTCACCACCGCATCCGGAACCATCGGTCAATTCTGGTTTTGTCGAGGGTATTCATACGCCCCTTTCAGACGACCACGATGAAAAGTTTGGGGTGCCCACATTGGAGGAGTTGGGTTTTAACACTGAAGGGCTTAACCCACCAGTTTGGCAG gGTGGTGAAACTGAGGCCCTAACAAGGCTCGAAAAACACCTTGAAAGAAAAGCATGGGTGGCATCTTTTGGGAGACCCAAAATGACCCCCCAATCACTACTCCCCTCTCAAACTGGACTCTCCCCATATTTACGCTTTGGTTGCTTATCGACTCGTCTGTTTTATTACCAACTTACCGatctctataaaaaaattaaaaag GCGTTCCCACCATTGTCTCTTCATGGACAATTGCTGTGGAGGGAGTTTTTCTACTGCGCAGCCaccaaaaatccaaatttcgaCCGCATGCTCGGAAATCCGATTTGTGTCCAAATTCCTTGGGATAGAAACGCTGAGGCTTTAGCTAAATGGGCAAAT ggTCAAACAGGATTCCCTTGGATTGACGCCATAATGACTCAACTAAGGGAAGAAGGTTGGATTCATCATGTAGCAAGGCACGCAGTGGCTTGTTTCTTAACCAGAGGGGATTTGTGGATTTCATGGGAGGAAGGAATGAAG GTCTTTGAGGAATTGTTGCTGGATGGTGATTGGTCCGTAAACGCGGGTATGTGGATGTGGCTTTCTTGTTCCAGCTTTTTCCAGCAGTTTTTCCATTGTTACTGTCCAGTGAAATTCGGGAGAAAAGCAGATCCTAACGGGGATTATATTAG AAAGTACGTCccagttttgaaaaatatgccCACGCGGTACATTCATGAGCCATGGATGGCCCCGGAAAATGTCCAGAAGAGCGTTAGATGTACTGTAGGAGTCGATTATCCCTTGCCTATTGTTAACCATGTCCTGGTTAGCAGGATTAACATTCAGAGAATGAAGCAG GTTTATCAACAATTATCAAATTACAGACCCCATGATTCATTTGGAAACTGTTCGAATTATACGAGACCAAGTCAAAATCcttacaaaaatcaaaatcaaccAGAATTGCTCAGTGTTGGAAATCCTGATCAAAATTGA
- the Cad96Cb gene encoding cadherin EGF LAG seven-pass G-type receptor 2: MAHWQEAPDLRLFLIIFLPLAVQALQDSRCYLENGAPSETLFVIEDLPVGETIGRIRVVGDPRPGIGTIALRLKESDSPVDIAPGSKNLTLSRPLDKEGIEGPSSVFVTLVCDRLGTLEPGFEIPINIRVTDANDNAPLFINAPYVLNISEVTVVGTRVLQGVHAIDNDQQGPFSSVRYSVLPGPNSDFFEFENELEGTLVLKKPLDYETLRSFDVNIRAQDHGDPPKSADTVLTVHVMDADDQNPRFLDDRYISVISDPAIKDLMLRIKPRDIRAVDQDEGIGAPVYYTWNGLGNEYSMFKLDRQNGRVSLARNLEEMDLQTPVILVVKATQRDNPDRQALATLTVTRSANKSIRFHNSVFNFRASEDLKPGSVIGTLANNRPGHHLKYFVSDPTILKVFAINTLGELSLKDKLDYEVKPEYIFKVFATDGKTNDSSVVNITVENVNEWEPRFRYPHYEFFAGKLGTQHDLIGRVEAADGDRDDPLTLTLSGPNASSFFITPTGELRLRDFKDLEGSEAKLTVTATDSGNPPKKNSVPVTVHFPDAANNGTAAARGSNSGPILLAGLGAILFLLSLVVAVLVAYICKVRRNSDGESGGVSEDKPQPKSAVNNPVFGSDKSRSATAVALGGIPSNKRIPSPKVHPAPQPPMGVLWPSAASRVKKLSWGDDKTDSESTENLNQLDQIPKVLETSNLTVYF; this comes from the exons ATGGCACATTGGCAAGAAGCCCCTGATTTGCGTTTATTCCTTATCATTTTTCTGCCGCTCGCCGTACAAG CTCTCCAAGACAGTCGTTGTTACCTAGAAAATGGAGCCCCGTCAGAAACATTATTCGTCATCGAAGATTTACCAGTGGGTGAAACCATTGGTCGTATAAGGGTGGTTGGGGATCCAAGACCCGGAATTGGAACCATCGCCCTCCGGCTCAAGGAATCTGATAGTCCTGTAGATATAGCCCCAGGGTCCAAGAACCTCACCCTTTCGAGGCCTCTAGACAAGGAGGGAATTGAGGGGCCCTCCTCGGTTTTTGTCACCCTGGTTTGTGACCGGCTAGGGACTTTAGAGCCCGGGTTTGAAATTCCCATTAATATAAG AGTTACAGATGCCAACGACAATGCTCCACTCTTCATTAATGCTCCGTATGTCCTCAACATTTCCGAGGTGACAGTGGTGGGGACGAGGGTGCTGCAAGGGGTTCATGCCATTGACAACGACCAACAAGGGCCATTTTCTAGTGTTAG ATACTCAGTTCTTCCTGGTCCCAACTCTGACTTCTTCGAATTCGAAAACGAGCTCGAAGGAACTTTAGTTCTGAAGAAGCCCCTAGACTACGAAACCTTAAGATCATTTGATGTGAACATAAGAGCGCAGGACCATGGCGATCCCCCCAAGAGCGCCGACACTGTGCTTACGGTCCACGTGATGGATGCCGATGACCAAAATCCCAGATTTCTGGACGACAGATACATCTCTGTTATAAGCGACCCTGCAATCAAAGATTTAATGCTCAGAATCAAGCCTAGAGATATTAGGGCTGTGGACCAAGATGAGGGAATTGGGGCTCCAGTTTATTATACCTGGAATGGGCTTGGAAACGAATATTCCATGTTTAAGCTGGATCGGCAAAATGGAAGAGTCAGCCTAGCTAGGAATTTGGAAGAAATGGATCTTCAAACTCCGGTGATTTTGGTGGTAAAAGCTACCCAGAGGGATAATCCAGACAG gcAAGCATTGGCCACACTAACGGTGACTAGATCCGCCAATAAAAGTATAAGATTCCACAATTCAGTCTTTAACTTTCGAGCTTCTGAAGATTTAAAACCTGGTTCTGTAATCGGGACTCTTGCTAATAACAGACCTGGACATCACCTCAAGTATTTCGTCTCAGACCCAACAATCCTCAAAGTGTTTGCCATTAATACTCTGGGAGAACTCTCCCTTAAGGACAAATTGGACTATGAGGTTAAACCAGAATACATCTTCAAAGTTTTCGCTACTGATGGAAAAACT aaCGACTCAAGTGTTGTGAACATCACCGTGGAAAACGTAAACGAATGGGAGCCAAGATTTCGATATCCTCACTATGAGTTCTTTGCTGGTAAACTTGGCACTCAACACGATTTAATAGGGAGGGTCGAGGCTGCTGATGGGGACAGAGATGACCCTTTAACTCTCACTCTTAGCGGACCTAATGCCTCTTCGTTCTTTATCACTCCAACTGGAGAATTGAGACTTCGAGATTTCAAAG ACTTGGAAGGAAGTGAGGCGAAACTGACAGTCACAGCTACAGATAGCGGGAACCCGCCCAAAAAAAATAGCGTTCCAGTAACTGTTCACTTTCCAGACGCTGCAAACAACGGAACTGCAGCTGCTAGAGGTTCCAACAGCGGCCCAATTCTTCTAGCTGGATTGGGGGCCATTCTCTTCTTGTTAAGCCTTGTTGTGGCAGTGCTCGTGGCGTATATTTGCAAAGT GAGGAGGAATTCAGATGGCGAGTCTGGGGGAGTTTCAGAGGACAAACCTCAGCCTAAAAGTGCGGTGAATAACCCAGTCTTTGGGAGTGATAAATCGCGGTCTGCAACAGCTGTAGCTCTGGGTGGCATTCCCAGTAATAAGAGAATTCCTAGTCCGAAGGTTCACCCGGCTCCGCAGCCGCCCATGGGCGTTTTGTGGCCTTCGGCGGCTTCTAGAGTGAAAAAGTTGAGCTGGGGAGACGATAAG ACTGATTCGGAGAGCACCGAAAACCTAAATCAACTGGATCAAATTCCGAAAGTTCTAGAAACTAGCAATTTAACtgtgtatttttga
- the LOC136420095 gene encoding uncharacterized protein: MDKYSILVVVTVFFCENGSHAIYPSNSSHAKRSNNPAVWTEEGVWGPMLEEWALGANSHRESRVMQIPISDHSYIIENRKDVSPSKESKISSSKIVTTGNPQNKPPPRQVSETDLYLLGAIEKLVYKVDFMEKRLRRLEEMLYYVMAGNRVDIEPCAGNFSRVGQNCYLFVSTAGREYDWKVASKHCKKMGAVLAEMETIEENQDIITHIQNDPTLKGKDFWVGGLNPGLLWIWSNSARPILAPGSQDNKENPSAAIQGQGRCLKLAYNPALRSYAYKGTDCSVRYSYICESPENSSSNEIQRLGRSREILNDEA, translated from the exons ATGGATAAATACAGTATTTTAGTCGTAGTAACGGTGTTTTTCTGCGAGAATGGCAGTCACGCTATTTACCCTTCAAACTCTAGTCACGCGAAAAGAAGCAACAACCCCGCAGTGTGGACAGAAGAGGGAGTTTGGGGGCCAATGTTAGAGGAGTGGGCGTTGGGAGCTAATAGCCATAG AGAGAGCAGAGTAATGCAAATTCCAATATCAGACCACTCATACATCATCGAAAATAGAAAAGACGTCTCTCCTAGcaaagagagcaaaatcaGTAGTAGTAAAATCGTTACTACAGGAAACCCCCAAAACAAACCCCCTCCCAGACAAGTATCAGAGACGGACTTATACTTATTAGGGGCAATTGAAAAACTCGTCTATAAAGTTGATTTTATGGAGAAACGGCTACGTAGGCTGGAAGAAATGCTTTACTATGTTATGGCTGGAAACAGAGTGGACATTG AACCATGTGCTGGAAACTTTAGCAGAGTGGGCCAAAACTGCTACTTATTTGTGAGCACTGCTGGGCGGGAATACGACTGGAAAGTGGCCAGCAAACATTGTAAGAAAATGGGGGCGGTGCTGGCTGAAATGGAAACAATCGAGGAAAATCAGGACATCATAACCCACATTCAAAACGACCCAACTCTTAAAG GTAAAGACTTTTGGGTAGGTGGCCTCAATCCAGGTCTCCTGTGGATTTGGAGCAATAGTGCTAGACCCATTTTGGCGCCGGGGTCACAGGACAATAAAGAAAACCCTTCGGCGGCAATTCAAGGGCAAGGGAGGTGTTTGAAGCTGGCCTATAATCCCGCCCTTAGGTCTTATGCCTACAAAGGGACCGACTGTTCTGTGCGATACAGCTATATTTGCGAATCCCCGGAGAATTCATCCAGCAATGAAATCCAGAGGTTGGGCAGGAGTAGGGAGATTCTTAATGATGAGGCGTGA